From a region of the Limibacillus sp. genome:
- the lipA gene encoding lipoyl synthase yields the protein MTVEADKPRVRHPEKAHKPDNAVQRKKPEWIRVKAPVSREYHETRQIVRDHKLHTVCEEAACPNIGECWAKRHATMMIMGEICTRACSFCNVSTGKPGALDPFEPTNVAQAVNKLGLKHVVITSVDRDDLDDGGAEHFAQTIRAIREASPETTIEILTPDFLRKDGALEIVVAAKPDVFNHNLETVPRLYGPVRPGARYFHSLRLLDEVKEIDPTIFTKSGIMVGLGESKDEVLQVMDDLRSAEVDFLTIGQYLQPTPKHIAVDRFVTPDEFKAYERQAYNKGFLMVSASPLTRSSYHADEDFEQMRRAREARLAGASSPAAE from the coding sequence ATGACGGTCGAAGCCGACAAGCCGCGGGTCCGCCACCCGGAGAAAGCGCACAAGCCCGACAACGCGGTGCAGCGCAAGAAACCGGAGTGGATCCGCGTGAAGGCGCCGGTCAGCCGGGAGTATCACGAGACCCGACAGATCGTGCGCGATCACAAGCTGCACACGGTTTGTGAGGAAGCGGCCTGCCCGAACATCGGGGAATGCTGGGCCAAGCGGCACGCCACCATGATGATCATGGGAGAGATCTGCACGCGCGCCTGTTCCTTCTGCAATGTTTCGACCGGCAAGCCGGGGGCGCTCGATCCCTTCGAGCCGACCAACGTCGCCCAGGCGGTGAACAAGCTGGGGCTGAAGCATGTCGTGATCACCTCCGTCGACCGCGACGACCTGGACGATGGCGGCGCAGAACACTTCGCCCAGACGATACGGGCGATCCGCGAGGCCTCGCCGGAGACGACCATCGAGATCCTGACGCCCGACTTCCTGCGCAAAGACGGCGCGCTCGAAATCGTGGTGGCCGCCAAGCCCGACGTCTTCAACCACAATCTGGAGACCGTGCCGCGGCTCTACGGCCCGGTGCGTCCGGGAGCCCGCTACTTCCATTCCCTGCGCCTGCTCGACGAGGTGAAGGAGATCGACCCGACCATCTTCACCAAATCCGGGATCATGGTGGGACTCGGAGAGAGCAAGGACGAAGTGCTTCAGGTCATGGACGACCTGCGCTCGGCCGAGGTCGACTTCCTGACCATCGGCCAGTACCTCCAGCCGACGCCCAAGCACATCGCCGTCGACCGCTTCGTGACGCCGGACGAGTTCAAGGCCTACGAGCGTCAAGCCTACAACAAGGGCTTCCTGATGGTCTCCGCCTCGCCACTGACCCGCTCCTCCTACCACGCGGACGAGGACTTCGAGCAGATGCGGCGCGCGCGCGAAGCAAGACTGGCCGGCGCTTCCTCACCCGCCGCCGAGTAA
- a CDS encoding 2-oxo acid dehydrogenase subunit E2, which translates to SGGSASPAKSGGDRIFASPLAKRIAKQEGLDLSAIKGSGPHGRVVKADVEAAMKAGTGKAAASPAAAKPEAAAAAPQAAAAPAAAGPGAKQMADMLGMEYEQEPLSSMRKVIAKRLTESKQTVPHFYLTVDCELDALLKVRKDLNARSDEYKLSVNDFIIRASALALKKVPAANASYDESGLLFYKHADISVAVATPAGLITPIIKAAEGKGLAQISNEMKDLATRARDNKLKPEEYQGGTFSVSNLGMFGIKHFEAVINPPQGCILAVGAGEQRPVVKDGALATATVMSCTLSVDHRVVDGAVGAQYLAAFKVLIEDPLSMLL; encoded by the coding sequence CATCCGGCGGTAGCGCGTCCCCCGCCAAGTCCGGCGGCGACCGGATCTTCGCCAGCCCCTTGGCCAAGCGCATCGCCAAGCAGGAGGGCCTGGACCTCTCCGCCATCAAGGGCAGCGGCCCGCACGGGCGCGTGGTGAAGGCCGATGTCGAGGCCGCCATGAAGGCCGGCACCGGCAAGGCCGCAGCCAGTCCGGCAGCCGCCAAGCCCGAAGCGGCCGCCGCTGCGCCTCAGGCCGCCGCCGCGCCCGCCGCAGCGGGACCGGGCGCGAAGCAGATGGCGGACATGCTGGGCATGGAATACGAGCAGGAGCCGCTCTCTTCCATGCGCAAGGTCATCGCCAAGCGCCTGACCGAATCAAAGCAGACAGTGCCGCACTTCTACCTGACGGTGGACTGCGAATTGGATGCGCTGCTGAAGGTCCGCAAGGACCTGAACGCCCGGTCCGACGAGTACAAGCTGTCGGTGAACGACTTCATCATCCGCGCCTCGGCGCTGGCGCTGAAGAAGGTCCCGGCGGCCAACGCCTCCTACGACGAGAGCGGCCTGCTGTTCTACAAGCACGCGGACATCTCGGTCGCCGTTGCGACCCCGGCCGGTCTGATCACGCCGATCATCAAGGCCGCGGAGGGCAAGGGCCTGGCGCAGATCTCCAACGAGATGAAGGATCTCGCCACCCGGGCGCGCGACAACAAGCTGAAGCCCGAGGAATACCAGGGCGGAACCTTCTCGGTCTCCAACCTCGGCATGTTCGGGATCAAGCACTTCGAGGCCGTGATCAACCCGCCGCAGGGCTGCATCCTCGCGGTCGGAGCGGGCGAGCAGCGCCCTGTGGTCAAGGACGGCGCGCTCGCGACCGCGACGGTCATGAGCTGCACGCTCTCGGTCGACCACCGCGTCGTGGACGGCGCCGTGGGCGCGCAGTATCTCGCCGCCTTCAAGGTGCTGATCGAAGATCCGCTGTCGATGCTGCTCTAA
- the lpdA gene encoding dihydrolipoyl dehydrogenase, translated as MADTNFDVIIIGGGPGGYVTAIRGAQLGMKVCVIEKQHLGGICLNWGCIPTKALLRSAEVYHNMVHAKDYGLSAEKVGFDVGEVVKRSRGVSKRLNGGVGHLLKKNKVTVVDGEAKLAGKGKVSVTKDGKSLGDHTAKHIIVATGARPRTLPGIEPDKKQIWTYFEAMVPESMPKSLLVIGSGAIGIEFASFYRTMGAEVTVVELVEQILPVEDAEIAAFARKQFEKQGIKIITGAKVTGVKKAKDSVTCAVEDSKGKTQEITVEKVISAAGVVGNVEGLGLEDLGVKVERGTIQIDGFGRTNVEGIYAIGDVAGPPMLAHKAEHEGVVCIEKIAGLDVHAFDKSKIPGCTYCHPQIASVGLTEAKAKDKGHKVKVGRFSFVGNGKAIALGEDQGMVKTVFDEKTGELLGAHMVGAEVTELIQGYVVAMNLETTEEDLMHTVFPHPTLSEMMHESVLDAYGRVIHM; from the coding sequence ATGGCTGACACCAATTTCGACGTCATCATCATCGGCGGCGGGCCGGGCGGCTACGTCACCGCCATTCGCGGGGCGCAGCTCGGCATGAAGGTCTGCGTCATCGAAAAGCAGCACCTGGGCGGCATCTGCCTCAACTGGGGCTGCATCCCGACCAAGGCCCTGCTGCGCAGCGCCGAGGTTTACCACAACATGGTCCACGCCAAGGACTACGGTCTTTCCGCCGAGAAGGTGGGCTTCGACGTCGGCGAAGTGGTCAAGCGCTCGCGCGGCGTCTCCAAACGCCTCAATGGCGGTGTCGGCCACCTGTTGAAGAAGAACAAGGTGACCGTGGTGGACGGCGAGGCGAAGCTGGCCGGCAAGGGCAAGGTCTCCGTCACCAAGGACGGGAAGTCCCTGGGGGACCACACGGCCAAGCACATCATCGTGGCGACCGGCGCCAGACCCCGCACGCTGCCCGGCATCGAGCCCGACAAGAAGCAGATCTGGACCTACTTCGAGGCCATGGTGCCCGAGAGCATGCCCAAGTCGCTGCTGGTCATCGGCTCGGGCGCGATCGGGATCGAGTTCGCCTCCTTCTACCGCACCATGGGAGCGGAGGTGACGGTGGTCGAACTGGTCGAACAGATCCTGCCTGTGGAGGACGCGGAGATCGCCGCCTTCGCCCGCAAGCAGTTCGAAAAGCAGGGCATCAAGATCATAACCGGGGCCAAGGTCACCGGCGTCAAGAAGGCCAAGGACTCCGTGACCTGCGCGGTCGAGGACTCCAAGGGCAAGACGCAGGAGATCACGGTCGAGAAGGTCATCTCCGCTGCCGGCGTGGTCGGCAACGTAGAGGGCCTGGGCCTGGAAGACCTGGGCGTCAAGGTCGAGCGCGGCACCATCCAGATCGATGGATTCGGGCGCACCAACGTCGAGGGGATCTACGCCATCGGCGACGTGGCCGGGCCGCCGATGCTGGCGCACAAGGCCGAGCACGAAGGCGTCGTCTGCATCGAGAAGATCGCCGGCCTGGACGTGCACGCCTTCGACAAGTCGAAGATCCCCGGCTGCACCTACTGCCATCCGCAGATCGCCAGCGTCGGCCTGACCGAGGCGAAGGCAAAGGACAAGGGCCACAAGGTGAAGGTCGGCCGCTTCTCCTTCGTGGGCAACGGCAAGGCCATTGCGCTCGGCGAGGACCAGGGCATGGTCAAGACGGTGTTCGACGAGAAGACGGGCGAGCTGCTGGGCGCGCACATGGTCGGCGCCGAGGTGACCGAGCTGATCCAGGGATACGTGGTGGCCATGAACCTGGAAACCACCGAGGAAGACCTGATGCACACGGTCTTCCCGCACCCGACCCTGTCGGAGATGATGCACGAGAGCGTCCTTGACGCCTATGGCCGCGTCATCCACATGTAG